One genomic segment of Hevea brasiliensis isolate MT/VB/25A 57/8 chromosome 3, ASM3005281v1, whole genome shotgun sequence includes these proteins:
- the LOC110646610 gene encoding GDSL esterase/lipase At5g03610, with amino-acid sequence MGTHQRLLFSSFSFYLLLLLLTGVHGSSGDSHHHHHHTHRHLFNFKPSKLFVFGDSYADTGNNRKSIANSWKVPYGVTFPGKPAGRFSDGRVLTDYLARFIGVKSPIPYRWRNFAVNRLKYGMNFAYGGTGVFDTLFPDPNMTIQIDFFQQLIKDKVYTPIDLQSSVALVTLSGNDYSTYIARNGSAQGWLDFITQVVNQLTVNLKRIQGLGVKKIAVSALQPLGCLPRSTFASSFQQCNGTQNELVSYHNLLLQQVVSKLNNETKDSSFLILDLYTAFMTVFKNKGERPGDSKFENPLKPCCIGISTNFSCGSVDENGAKKYTVCDDPEATFFWDTVHPTQEGWRSVYLALQATLEQL; translated from the exons ATGGGCACACATCAAAGGCTACTCTTCTCCTCCTTCTCCTTctatctcctcctcctcctcctcacag GAGTGCATGGGTCATCTGGtgacagccaccaccaccaccaccatacaCACCGCCACCTCTTTAATTTTAAGCCAAGCAAGCTCTTTGTTTTTGGAGACTCATATGCAGACACAGGCAACAACAGGAAATCCATAGCCAACTCATGGAAAGTCCCTTATGGAGTCACCTTCCCTGGAAAACCAGCCGGACGTTTCTCCGACGGTCGTGTTTTGACTGATTATCTTG CTAGGTTTATTGGGGTGAAGTCTCCAATCCCCTACAGATGGAGAAATTTTGCAGTGAATCGGTTAAAATATGGAATGAATTTTGCATATGGAGGGACAGGAGTGTTTGACACATTGTTTCCAGATCCGAACATGACCATCCAGATTGATTTCTTCCAGCAACTGATCAAAGACAAAGTTTACACCCCTATTGACCTACAATCCTCCGTGGCCCTTGTCACTCTTTCAGGCAATGACTACTCTACTTACATCGCCAGAAATGGCTCTGCTCAG GGTTGGCTAGACTTCATTACACAAGTGGTGAATCAGCTTACAGTGAACTTGAAACGCATTCAAGGGCTGGGAGTGAAGAAAATAGCAGTGAGTGCCCTACAACCCTTAGGATGTCTTCCTCGAAGCACCTTTGCCTCCTCCTTCCAACAATGCAATGGAACTCAAAACGAGCTCGTTAGCTACCATAACCTCCTGTTGCAGCAAGTAGTCTCTAAGTTGAATAATGAGACAAAGGATTCTTCTTTtctcattcttgatctttatacCGCATTCATGACTGTTTTCAAGAACAAAGGGGAACGTCCAG GAGATTCAAAGTTTGAGAATCCATTGAAGCCATGCTGCATTGGAATAAGCACTAACTTTTCTTGTGGAAGTGTAGATGAAAATGGAGCAAAGAAGTATACAGTTTGTGATGACCCTGAAGCTACATTCTTCTGGGACACAGTGCACCCTACACAGGAGGGATGGAGATCTGTATATCTAGCTTTACAAGCCACTCTAGAACAACTTTAA